Proteins encoded within one genomic window of Congzhengia minquanensis:
- a CDS encoding HD domain-containing protein gives MTLEKYVETLVEQYGGDILSSDCMQAEKKHIQHGCTSIFEHSYNVACLSLYLAFKFHIDVNKKNLVRGALLHDYFMYDWHTAGRWHNFHGFTHAKCALRNASRDFDLNAIEKNIIVRHMFPLNLIPPKHKEGFIVCIADKISAVAETFSLKIPIFN, from the coding sequence ATGACTTTGGAAAAATATGTAGAAACATTAGTAGAACAGTATGGAGGCGACATTCTCTCCTCCGACTGCATGCAAGCGGAAAAGAAACACATTCAGCACGGCTGCACAAGCATTTTTGAACATTCCTACAACGTGGCATGCTTAAGCCTTTATTTGGCTTTTAAATTTCATATCGACGTCAACAAAAAAAATCTGGTTCGCGGGGCGCTGCTGCATGACTATTTTATGTACGACTGGCACACCGCCGGCCGATGGCACAACTTTCACGGATTTACCCATGCAAAATGCGCGCTCAGAAACGCTTCCCGCGATTTTGATCTGAACGCCATTGAAAAAAACATTATCGTGCGGCACATGTTTCCGCTGAATCTCATTCCGCCGAAACATAAGGAGGGTTTCATTGTGTGCATTGCAGACAAAATAAGCGCAGTC
- a CDS encoding chromate transporter, giving the protein MIFLQLLFEFFKTGLFAIGGGLATVPFLYEMSDRLGWFTKEFLSDMIAISESTPGPIGVNVATYAGYAVSGFFGAVCSTIGLVAPSVITILIIGKMFDKFKNNLYVEHALYGVRPATTGMIASVALGLIGSAVLNDFNGQIQTVFASLDVRAAILFFIFLILTNKLKLHPIFYIILAGILGALLKL; this is encoded by the coding sequence ATGATTTTCCTCCAACTGCTGTTTGAATTTTTTAAAACGGGGTTGTTTGCCATTGGCGGCGGGCTTGCCACAGTACCATTTTTATATGAGATGTCTGACCGGCTGGGTTGGTTTACGAAAGAGTTTTTGTCAGACATGATTGCCATATCGGAATCTACCCCCGGCCCCATAGGCGTGAATGTGGCAACCTATGCGGGTTATGCGGTGTCAGGATTTTTTGGCGCGGTTTGCTCAACCATAGGTTTGGTTGCACCGTCAGTGATAACGATTCTAATAATTGGAAAAATGTTTGACAAATTTAAAAATAATCTGTATGTTGAACATGCATTGTACGGTGTGCGTCCAGCAACGACCGGCATGATTGCGTCGGTGGCTTTAGGGCTGATTGGTTCGGCAGTGCTCAATGATTTTAACGGCCAGATACAGACCGTTTTTGCGTCGTTAGATGTTCGGGCGGCTATTTTATTTTTCATTTTTTTAATTTTAACGAACAAACTAAAACTGCACCCCATATTTTATATCATTCTTGCAGGCATATTGGGTGCTTTACTGAAACTTTAA
- a CDS encoding chromate transporter — protein MKKLLQLFAAFFKIGAFTFGGGYAMLELMKVELCQRKNWCTEEELVDYFALSQCTPGAIAVNVATFVGRKASGAWGGIWATLGVVAPSFIIIIIIARFLKNFAQYEITGHIFGGIRIIVAVLVVNAVFTIGKSAVQDKICLCIAVCSCLLSFFFQLSPIYFVIAGACAGLLFKRGKKGGNAK, from the coding sequence ATGAAAAAATTGTTGCAGCTGTTTGCCGCTTTCTTTAAAATCGGCGCATTTACCTTCGGCGGCGGTTATGCCATGCTGGAGCTTATGAAGGTTGAGCTTTGCCAGCGCAAAAATTGGTGCACCGAAGAGGAGCTGGTAGACTATTTTGCCCTGTCTCAGTGCACGCCCGGGGCCATTGCCGTAAATGTAGCTACCTTTGTGGGCCGAAAGGCAAGCGGCGCTTGGGGCGGAATTTGGGCAACGCTGGGCGTTGTAGCCCCCTCCTTTATCATAATCATCATCATTGCCCGGTTTTTAAAAAACTTTGCACAATATGAAATCACCGGCCACATTTTCGGCGGCATTCGGATTATTGTTGCCGTGCTGGTGGTAAATGCTGTGTTTACCATAGGAAAATCTGCGGTGCAGGATAAGATTTGTCTCTGTATCGCCGTTTGCTCCTGCCTGCTCTCTTTCTTCTTTCAGCTCTCACCGATTTATTTTGTGATTGCCGGCGCATGTGCAGGCCTGCTTTTTAAGCGCGGTAAAAAGGGAGGAAATGCAAAATGA
- a CDS encoding polysaccharide deacetylase family protein, translated as MIQKALTFSYDDGVEQDRKLLEIFNKFGLKGTFNLNSGIQKHDKPWYYKDIVPVYRMNSEGLDTLYKGHEIAVHGLNHINLKDADRIKTETEIFEDKKNLEKLFQTDICGMAYAFGAYTDESVEVIHNAGLKYARTTAVTHSFDLEQDMLRYNATCHHADEKLFELGEQFLRLTPDKPQIFYVWGHSYEFDIENGWERMERFCKMMGSKDDIFYGTNREVFEHFGMI; from the coding sequence ATGATTCAAAAAGCACTGACGTTCAGCTATGACGACGGCGTAGAACAGGACAGGAAACTGCTTGAAATTTTTAATAAATTTGGCTTAAAAGGCACCTTTAACTTAAACAGCGGAATTCAAAAGCACGACAAACCTTGGTATTACAAAGATATCGTCCCCGTTTACAGAATGAATTCAGAGGGGTTAGACACGCTTTATAAGGGGCATGAAATTGCAGTTCACGGTCTTAACCACATCAATTTAAAAGACGCAGACCGTATTAAGACGGAAACAGAAATTTTTGAAGACAAGAAAAACTTAGAAAAACTGTTTCAAACCGACATTTGCGGCATGGCCTATGCCTTTGGCGCATATACGGACGAATCGGTGGAGGTAATTCATAACGCTGGCTTAAAATATGCGCGCACAACCGCTGTGACCCACAGCTTCGACTTAGAACAGGATATGCTGCGCTATAACGCAACGTGCCACCATGCAGATGAAAAGCTGTTTGAGCTGGGAGAGCAGTTTTTACGCCTCACCCCGGACAAACCGCAGATATTTTATGTTTGGGGACACAGCTATGAATTTGACATAGAGAACGGCTGGGAGCGCATGGAACGCTTCTGCAAAATGATGGGCAGTAAAGACGACATTTTCTATGGCACAAACCGGGAAGTTTTTGAACACTTTGGGATGATTTGA
- the aroB gene encoding 3-dehydroquinate synthase, giving the protein MKTLHVTVPNHEYDILIGKNILNQAAEYVKNVSNPAKIMIVTDENVNRFYGERLINSLEQIADVKTVVLPAGETTKSLDFLKQLYDAAFDFGMTRADLMVALGGGVVGDLAGFCASTLFRGVDVIQIPTTLLAQVDSSVGGKTAIDVPQGKNLVGTFYQPKQVIIDTETLKTLPGKEFASGLAEVIKYGAIWDKALFSRLEEAEGKDALLENIADIVFTCCDIKRQVVEKDEHDTGLRMILNFGHTAGHIVEKAYHYTGYTHGQAVAFGMIVASRLGEKMGRTALGTAERVLKLIKKNGLPTAIDIEEQQLMGAALDKKATGSSISVILLKEIGKCEIYKMPVTEFADRCKEIWK; this is encoded by the coding sequence ATGAAAACGCTCCATGTAACCGTACCAAACCATGAATATGATATTTTAATTGGAAAAAATATATTAAACCAGGCGGCGGAATATGTGAAAAATGTTTCGAATCCTGCAAAAATTATGATTGTAACGGATGAAAACGTTAACCGGTTTTATGGGGAACGGCTTATCAATTCCTTAGAGCAGATTGCAGATGTAAAAACCGTTGTGCTTCCGGCAGGCGAAACCACAAAATCGCTGGACTTTCTAAAGCAGCTTTATGACGCAGCTTTCGATTTCGGCATGACGCGGGCTGATTTAATGGTAGCTCTCGGCGGCGGTGTGGTGGGTGACCTTGCGGGCTTTTGTGCGTCAACGCTATTTCGCGGAGTTGATGTTATTCAAATTCCTACAACCCTCCTGGCCCAGGTAGACAGCTCCGTAGGAGGAAAAACCGCCATCGACGTGCCTCAGGGCAAAAATTTGGTAGGCACATTCTATCAGCCGAAACAGGTTATCATTGACACGGAAACGTTAAAAACGCTGCCGGGCAAGGAATTTGCAAGCGGTTTGGCCGAAGTCATAAAATATGGTGCGATTTGGGACAAAGCGCTGTTTTCACGGCTTGAAGAAGCAGAAGGCAAAGATGCGCTGTTGGAAAACATTGCAGATATTGTGTTCACCTGCTGCGACATTAAACGGCAGGTGGTGGAAAAAGACGAACATGACACCGGCTTAAGAATGATTTTAAATTTCGGCCACACCGCAGGGCACATTGTGGAAAAGGCTTATCATTACACGGGCTATACCCACGGCCAAGCGGTGGCCTTTGGAATGATTGTTGCATCGCGCCTTGGTGAAAAAATGGGCCGTACTGCACTGGGAACCGCAGAAAGAGTTTTAAAACTTATTAAGAAAAATGGCCTGCCCACCGCAATTGACATAGAGGAACAACAGCTTATGGGCGCGGCTTTAGACAAAAAGGCAACTGGTAGCAGCATCAGCGTAATTTTGTTAAAAGAAATTGGAAAATGTGAAATTTACAAAATGCCGGTTACAGAATTTGCTGACAGGTGTAAAGAGATTTGGAAATAA
- a CDS encoding YbjN domain-containing protein: MVQSTKKFLELLRRKKLKVTLTENYAGKADAITLGFNGKHLQPINIAIFMYTNGFEASVQCGIEKIQEGKAVECLKVLNELNRRYKWARFSLDPTRVVICEIDVPATSETVPEITFQMLASMIRTADEAYVSVQPFEDASNTVTDGI, encoded by the coding sequence ATGGTTCAATCTACAAAAAAATTTTTAGAACTTCTCAGACGGAAAAAACTGAAGGTTACCTTAACTGAAAATTATGCCGGAAAGGCCGATGCCATCACCTTGGGATTCAACGGAAAGCACTTGCAGCCGATTAACATTGCCATTTTTATGTATACAAACGGATTTGAAGCAAGTGTTCAATGTGGAATTGAAAAAATTCAAGAGGGGAAAGCCGTCGAATGCCTTAAAGTTTTGAACGAATTAAACCGCAGATATAAATGGGCAAGGTTTTCTCTCGATCCCACCCGGGTTGTTATTTGTGAAATTGACGTGCCTGCAACCAGTGAAACAGTTCCCGAAATAACATTTCAAATGCTTGCCTCCATGATTCGCACGGCAGACGAGGCATATGTGAGCGTTCAACCGTTTGAAGATGCATCCAACACTGTGACAGACGGAATTTAA
- a CDS encoding patatin-like phospholipase family protein, whose translation MKLGLVLEGGASRTYFSVGAMDALMEENIFADYVIGASAGIANGVSYVSRQKERSLEIGMKYFPDKRYMGPRHLLNRSNKSYYNIQFVFDDMPNVHLPFDYDTYQKYSKNVYAAVTNLNTGKTEYLNIPGDDKSWAVLIATCALPILFQPVKIGNNLYMDGGITDSVPIEKALSDGCTKNLVILTREKNYIKKEEPALKLAAFKYRKYPLFTQALKARTENYNQSHRRLLELEQEGKAFIIAPQNTAGWRRTESDPRKLKKMYDDGFRFVKENLNQIKAYAT comes from the coding sequence ATGAAACTTGGACTGGTTTTGGAGGGCGGCGCCAGCAGAACCTATTTTTCCGTAGGCGCAATGGACGCACTGATGGAGGAAAACATTTTTGCAGACTATGTCATTGGTGCATCTGCCGGAATAGCCAACGGGGTGTCGTATGTTTCGCGCCAAAAAGAGCGCAGCCTGGAAATCGGAATGAAATATTTTCCCGACAAACGGTATATGGGACCGCGCCATTTGCTAAACCGCAGCAACAAAAGCTACTATAACATTCAATTTGTGTTTGACGATATGCCCAACGTCCATCTCCCGTTCGACTATGATACATATCAAAAATACAGCAAAAACGTCTATGCCGCGGTAACAAACCTGAACACAGGAAAGACGGAATATTTAAACATTCCCGGCGACGATAAATCCTGGGCGGTTTTAATTGCCACCTGCGCGCTGCCGATTTTGTTTCAGCCTGTAAAAATTGGAAACAATCTCTATATGGACGGCGGAATTACCGACTCTGTTCCCATTGAAAAGGCTCTTTCAGACGGCTGCACCAAGAATTTGGTAATTCTAACGCGGGAAAAAAACTATATAAAAAAAGAAGAGCCTGCGCTGAAGCTTGCAGCTTTTAAATACCGCAAATATCCGCTTTTCACACAGGCTTTAAAGGCAAGAACAGAAAACTACAACCAGTCCCACCGCCGTTTGCTGGAGCTGGAACAGGAGGGCAAGGCCTTCATCATTGCCCCACAAAACACCGCAGGCTGGCGCAGAACGGAATCTGATCCCAGGAAGCTTAAAAAAATGTATGACGATGGATTTCGGTTTGTGAAAGAAAATTTGAATCAGATTAAAGCGTATGCCACTTGA
- a CDS encoding spore coat protein, which translates to MEDRVIMDNILTATKGACDLLMHGTIESSTPAVHSAFKMSLDECLAMQNEIYTKMSDKGWYPQEKAEQQKIDQAKQKFNSMQ; encoded by the coding sequence ATGGAAGACAGAGTCATTATGGATAACATTTTAACCGCAACAAAGGGCGCGTGCGATTTACTGATGCACGGCACCATAGAATCGTCTACGCCCGCAGTGCACAGCGCATTTAAAATGTCGCTGGACGAATGCTTGGCAATGCAGAACGAAATTTATACAAAAATGTCTGATAAAGGCTGGTATCCCCAGGAAAAAGCAGAGCAGCAGAAAATTGATCAGGCAAAACAAAAGTTTAACAGCATGCAATAA
- a CDS encoding polysaccharide deacetylase family protein, with protein MAVRRRKKYSFKPNKHTVLVLVLLVIIVWVIAGLSSCMNRHDKSLRGADYTYEAVLLPEYQVRRCVQPDGTPSADYFEIYPPQAGDKVVYLTFDDGPSAKVTPQILDILKQYNVKATFFIIAKNAEQYPDTVKRAADEGHTIASHTYSHDYSYVYGSLENFREEVNKAKDVLTNIVGEDAFTNIFRFPGGAFREQRAEFKNVLIEENVPFVNWNCLTGDAETRSPVPANLIEKAKKTAKSSGSDSLTILMHDAGAKQATADALPGLIEYFQGEGYRFEALKRY; from the coding sequence ATGGCCGTTAGAAGAAGAAAAAAATATTCGTTTAAACCAAACAAGCACACTGTTCTGGTTTTGGTTTTGCTTGTTATTATAGTCTGGGTTATCGCAGGCCTTAGCTCCTGCATGAACCGGCACGACAAGTCGCTCCGCGGGGCCGATTATACATATGAGGCGGTCCTGCTGCCCGAATATCAAGTGCGGCGCTGTGTGCAGCCCGACGGCACCCCATCGGCCGACTATTTTGAAATTTACCCTCCTCAGGCCGGTGACAAGGTAGTTTACCTCACCTTTGACGATGGCCCTTCCGCCAAAGTAACGCCGCAAATATTAGATATTTTAAAACAATATAATGTAAAAGCAACGTTTTTCATTATTGCAAAAAATGCGGAGCAGTATCCAGACACAGTGAAACGTGCGGCCGACGAGGGACACACCATTGCCAGCCACACCTATTCCCACGATTACAGCTATGTGTATGGAAGCTTAGAAAATTTTAGAGAAGAAGTGAACAAAGCAAAAGACGTTTTAACAAACATTGTGGGAGAAGACGCTTTTACCAATATTTTTCGTTTCCCAGGGGGGGCGTTCCGGGAGCAGCGGGCAGAATTTAAAAATGTTTTAATTGAGGAAAATGTTCCGTTTGTAAACTGGAACTGTTTAACGGGCGATGCGGAAACCAGGAGTCCGGTTCCAGCTAATTTAATTGAAAAAGCGAAAAAAACAGCAAAATCCTCCGGGTCGGATTCGCTTACCATTTTAATGCACGACGCTGGAGCAAAGCAGGCTACGGCTGACGCGCTTCCCGGTCTGATTGAATATTTTCAGGGCGAGGGCTACCGGTTTGAAGCTTTAAAGCGATATTAA
- the pdaA gene encoding delta-lactam-biosynthetic de-N-acetylase gives MNKKLILILMSMVLLLSGCTSKSVFKNEITEDITPVAVNVPAELNPGKYSELPNEKNGWGLKKNKNAPPEIPAKTVEILNKYGAVYKDSEPHALYLTFDEGYENGYTPKILDVLKENEVPAAFFVTGPYIKNQPELIKRMVDEGHIVGNHTINHPSMPDVKSAEKLKNEIVGLANSFTELTGQEMKFFRPPMGEYSERTLSLTQDLGYTSVFWSFAYKDWDVKNQKGTDYAYSQIMDGVHDGAILLLHAVSENNANILDKVIKDLKTAGYRFKSLDEFGNHVNNN, from the coding sequence ATGAATAAAAAGCTAATACTAATTTTAATGTCAATGGTTTTGTTATTGAGCGGCTGCACATCGAAAAGCGTTTTTAAAAACGAGATAACAGAAGATATAACGCCTGTTGCGGTGAATGTGCCGGCAGAGCTGAATCCGGGCAAATACAGCGAACTGCCCAATGAAAAAAACGGCTGGGGACTGAAAAAAAATAAAAATGCACCGCCGGAAATTCCTGCAAAAACAGTTGAAATTTTAAACAAATATGGTGCGGTTTACAAAGACAGCGAGCCTCATGCGTTATACCTCACGTTCGACGAGGGCTATGAAAACGGTTACACGCCGAAAATTTTAGACGTGTTAAAGGAAAACGAGGTTCCGGCCGCATTTTTTGTCACCGGTCCATATATTAAAAATCAGCCGGAATTGATAAAGCGCATGGTGGACGAGGGGCATATTGTTGGCAACCATACGATTAACCATCCCAGCATGCCGGACGTAAAAAGCGCGGAAAAGCTGAAAAACGAAATTGTTGGGCTGGCCAACAGCTTTACAGAACTAACGGGACAGGAAATGAAATTTTTCCGCCCGCCCATGGGGGAATATTCCGAACGGACGCTGAGTCTGACTCAGGATTTGGGCTACACCAGCGTATTCTGGAGTTTTGCGTATAAAGACTGGGACGTAAAAAATCAAAAGGGAACAGATTATGCTTATTCCCAGATAATGGACGGCGTGCACGACGGGGCAATTTTGTTGCTCCATGCTGTTTCAGAAAATAATGCCAATATATTAGACAAAGTGATAAAAGACTTAAAAACAGCAGGATACCGGTTTAAATCGTTGGATGAATTTGGAAATCATGTAAATAATAATTAG
- the spoIVB gene encoding SpoIVB peptidase has product MRAHTKKRVQTFFIFLIITATAMFVECDVYFPDKIKIFYGENIDVREGSPYTVHIAASGTMEANGEYDAAVKLFGLIPVKNVEVDVLPATEIVPGGKTIGIKLFTRGLMCVGTEKLTGEGGQTIDALKDADIKNADMIMRVNGAELHTVEQFGKIVSESEGKPLTLSVERSGEQMEKTLTPVKTKDGYKLGIWVRDSTAGIGTLTFVDKKTNLYGALGHPITDVDTGALMPVEQGSISDTKIVDVKKGQRGEPGELCGLFDQSGADRGVIMKNTTQGIYGVIESGYDVGVSQEPVPVASKAQVHTGKAEIYANVEDNKVEKFEVEIVKIMKHAVDDKNMVVNVTDKRLIDKTGGIVQGMSGSPILQDGKIIGAVTHVFVNDPKRGYGVFIENMLENLNEINKVQ; this is encoded by the coding sequence TTGCGGGCACATACGAAAAAGCGGGTTCAGACGTTTTTCATTTTTTTAATCATTACGGCAACAGCAATGTTCGTCGAATGTGACGTCTATTTTCCCGACAAAATTAAAATATTCTACGGCGAAAATATTGATGTGCGGGAGGGTTCACCGTACACTGTTCATATAGCTGCCTCAGGCACAATGGAAGCAAACGGCGAATATGACGCCGCGGTTAAACTGTTCGGCTTAATTCCGGTTAAAAATGTGGAAGTTGATGTTTTGCCGGCCACCGAAATAGTTCCCGGCGGAAAAACCATTGGAATTAAGCTGTTTACCCGGGGGCTGATGTGTGTGGGGACAGAAAAGCTGACAGGAGAAGGCGGGCAAACCATAGACGCGTTGAAAGATGCGGATATTAAAAATGCCGACATGATTATGCGGGTAAACGGTGCAGAGCTGCACACAGTTGAGCAGTTTGGAAAAATTGTGTCGGAGTCGGAAGGCAAGCCTCTGACGCTCTCGGTGGAACGCAGCGGAGAACAGATGGAAAAAACCTTGACGCCGGTGAAAACAAAGGACGGCTATAAGCTTGGCATTTGGGTGCGCGACTCTACAGCGGGAATTGGAACATTAACGTTCGTAGATAAAAAGACCAATTTATATGGTGCATTGGGACACCCAATAACAGATGTAGACACAGGTGCACTGATGCCGGTGGAGCAGGGCAGCATTTCGGATACGAAAATTGTTGACGTGAAAAAGGGACAGCGGGGTGAACCGGGGGAACTGTGCGGCCTGTTTGATCAGAGCGGTGCAGACCGGGGCGTGATCATGAAAAACACGACGCAGGGCATTTACGGCGTTATAGAAAGCGGATATGACGTGGGTGTGTCGCAGGAACCGGTTCCTGTGGCATCGAAAGCTCAGGTTCACACCGGGAAAGCGGAAATTTATGCAAACGTGGAAGACAACAAGGTAGAAAAATTTGAAGTGGAAATTGTGAAAATTATGAAACACGCGGTGGACGATAAAAACATGGTGGTAAACGTTACCGACAAACGGCTGATTGATAAAACGGGGGGCATCGTCCAGGGAATGAGCGGAAGCCCAATCTTGCAGGACGGAAAAATTATCGGCGCCGTAACCCACGTGTTTGTGAACGACCCAAAACGGGGATATGGTGTGTTTATTGAAAATATGCTGGAGAATTTAAACGAAATTAATAAGGTGCAGTAA
- a CDS encoding helix-turn-helix domain-containing protein yields the protein MKDREEYYKIIGRNIAFFRKRKHLTQVGLSMKANVSRTHISHLEAKNVNKAPSLDMLFHLCEILEIEPYQLFIEQDEEKEKKK from the coding sequence ATGAAAGACAGAGAAGAATATTACAAAATTATCGGCAGGAACATTGCTTTTTTTCGTAAGAGAAAGCATCTTACACAGGTTGGACTTTCTATGAAAGCGAATGTTTCAAGAACGCATATTAGTCATCTCGAAGCGAAAAATGTTAACAAAGCACCGTCTTTAGACATGCTGTTCCATCTCTGCGAAATTTTAGAGATTGAGCCATATCAGTTGTTTATTGAACAAGACGAGGAAAAAGAGAAGAAAAAGTAA
- a CDS encoding AMP-binding protein translates to MKIAFSTVGCPEWSWNDIYIMAKDLGYNGIELRGLENEMNLLKARPFTDAQLTKTLNNLEKLNLSISCLASSCYLGGTDDENEALKEGFDYIDLASKLDCKYVRILGDLNPDPRGEIDDERVIRLLRRLIPAAEEKNICLLVETSGVYADTARLKKIIETVDNSHVQVLWDIHHPFRFFHETPEQTIANIGKYTKYVHIKDSVMNGDGTVQYKILGDGDVPVVEILDQLKISGYDDYVSLEWVKRWNKNLEDAAVVFPAFATFMSDYMVGEPHKLYDNKAKTGKFPWPKEHLIDCTFPDVLDRICDEFPEQFAFRYTELDYTRTYPQFREDVYTFARALISMGVKKGDHVAIWATNVPAWYITFWATSTIGAVLVTVNTAYKVHEAEYLLRQSDTHTLVMIDKCKDSDYVEIIKTLCPELETSQPGELKSKKLPCLKNIITVDSKQPGCYSWDEAIAMAQKTPIEEVHRRRAQIDKHDVCNMQYTSGTTGFPKGVMLTHYNVVNNGKAIGDCMDLSTADRMMIQVPMFHCFGMVLAMTASMTHGTTMSPMPMFSPRRSLACINKEKITAFHGVPTMFIAMLGHEDFEKTDFSYMRTGIMAGSPCPVKVMEDVVNKMHMSEICITYGQTEASPGCTMSWTDDSLETRVNTVGRAMYGVECKIVDPETYEDLPDDVDGEFVARGYNIMKGYYKMPEATDAAIDENGWLHTGDLARRLPDGNYKITGRIKDMIIRGGENIYPKEIEDFIYTHPKVQDVQVIGVPSEQYGEEIMACVILKPGEESTEDEMKQYVLDHMAKHKVPSYVAFVDEFPMNAAGKILKYKMRDWAVEKLNLQKANSIETA, encoded by the coding sequence ATGAAAATTGCATTTTCAACCGTCGGATGTCCCGAGTGGTCTTGGAATGACATCTACATTATGGCAAAGGATTTAGGGTATAACGGCATTGAGCTTCGCGGCCTTGAAAATGAAATGAATCTATTAAAAGCGCGTCCCTTTACAGATGCGCAGCTAACAAAAACTTTAAATAACTTAGAAAAGCTAAACCTTTCCATCTCCTGTCTGGCCTCCTCCTGCTACCTCGGCGGAACAGACGACGAAAACGAAGCGCTAAAAGAAGGATTTGACTATATCGATTTAGCGTCAAAATTGGACTGTAAATATGTCAGAATTTTGGGCGATTTAAACCCGGATCCCAGAGGCGAAATTGACGACGAGCGTGTAATCCGTCTGCTGCGCCGCTTAATTCCGGCGGCAGAGGAAAAGAACATTTGCCTGCTGGTGGAAACCTCCGGTGTGTATGCAGACACCGCGCGCCTGAAAAAAATAATCGAAACGGTTGATAATTCCCACGTGCAGGTTTTGTGGGATATTCACCACCCGTTCCGGTTTTTCCATGAAACGCCGGAGCAAACCATTGCAAACATTGGGAAATATACCAAATATGTGCACATTAAGGACTCGGTGATGAACGGGGACGGCACAGTGCAATATAAAATTCTGGGCGACGGCGACGTGCCGGTTGTTGAGATTTTAGACCAGTTAAAAATCTCCGGTTACGACGACTATGTGTCGTTAGAGTGGGTAAAACGCTGGAACAAAAACTTAGAAGACGCGGCCGTGGTGTTCCCTGCATTTGCTACTTTCATGTCAGACTACATGGTGGGAGAGCCCCACAAGCTTTATGACAACAAGGCCAAAACCGGAAAATTCCCCTGGCCGAAAGAGCATTTAATTGACTGCACGTTCCCCGACGTGTTAGACCGGATTTGCGATGAGTTTCCCGAACAATTTGCATTCCGTTACACAGAGCTGGACTACACCAGAACCTATCCCCAGTTCCGGGAAGACGTCTATACCTTTGCCCGCGCCCTCATTTCCATGGGCGTGAAAAAGGGCGACCATGTTGCCATTTGGGCAACAAATGTTCCCGCATGGTATATTACGTTTTGGGCTACGTCCACCATCGGCGCGGTTTTGGTAACGGTGAACACCGCATATAAAGTGCATGAAGCGGAATATTTGCTCCGCCAGTCTGACACCCACACGCTGGTTATGATTGATAAATGCAAAGACTCCGACTATGTTGAAATTATAAAAACCTTGTGTCCCGAGCTGGAAACAAGCCAGCCGGGCGAGTTAAAATCGAAAAAATTGCCGTGCTTGAAAAACATCATTACGGTTGACAGCAAGCAGCCGGGCTGTTATTCCTGGGATGAAGCCATTGCAATGGCGCAGAAAACACCAATTGAAGAAGTTCACCGCCGGCGCGCACAGATTGACAAACATGATGTTTGCAACATGCAATATACCTCCGGCACAACCGGGTTCCCCAAGGGTGTTATGCTCACCCACTACAACGTGGTGAACAACGGCAAGGCAATTGGCGACTGCATGGATTTGTCCACTGCAGACAGAATGATGATTCAGGTGCCCATGTTCCATTGCTTCGGCATGGTGCTGGCTATGACGGCTTCTATGACCCACGGCACTACCATGTCGCCTATGCCCATGTTCTCGCCGCGGCGCTCGCTTGCCTGCATAAACAAGGAAAAAATTACGGCATTTCACGGCGTTCCCACCATGTTCATTGCCATGCTGGGGCATGAAGACTTTGAAAAGACCGACTTTTCTTACATGAGAACAGGCATTATGGCGGGAAGTCCCTGCCCGGTTAAAGTTATGGAAGATGTTGTAAACAAAATGCACATGTCGGAAATTTGTATTACCTACGGGCAGACAGAGGCGTCGCCGGGCTGCACCATGAGCTGGACGGACGACTCGCTGGAAACCCGGGTAAACACCGTTGGCCGGGCGATGTATGGCGTGGAATGTAAAATTGTAGACCCTGAAACCTATGAAGACCTGCCTGACGACGTTGACGGAGAATTTGTGGCCCGGGGCTATAACATCATGAAGGGATATTACAAAATGCCTGAAGCCACCGATGCGGCAATTGACGAAAACGGCTGGCTTCACACCGGCGACCTGGCAAGAAGACTGCCGGACGGAAACTATAAAATTACCGGCCGTATTAAAGACATGATTATTCGCGGCGGCGAAAACATTTATCCGAAAGAAATTGAAGACTTTATTTATACACACCCGAAAGTGCAGGACGTTCAGGTAATCGGCGTTCCCAGCGAGCAGTATGGCGAGGAAATTATGGCCTGTGTCATTTTAAAACCGGGCGAAGAGTCCACCGAAGACGAAATGAAGCAATATGTATTAGATCACATGGCGAAACACAAGGTTCCAAGCTATGTTGCTTTTGTTGACGAGTTTCCTATGAACGCCGCCGGTAAAATTTTAAAATATAAAATGCGCGACTGGGCTGTGGAAAAATTAAATTTACAAAAAGCAAATTCCATAGAAACCGCATAA